TGGTGAAGAAGACGGTATCGTTGGTACTGGTGAATTGGCTCCAATCGAAGATGCAGTAGCAATGGTTGCAACTGGTATTGACTTCTTGGCAGCTGGTATCGGTAACATCCACGGACCATACCCAGAAAACTGGGAAGGTCTTGACCTTGACCACTTGCGTAAATTGACAGAAGCTGTACCAGGTTTCCCAATCGTATTGCACGGTGGTTCAGGTATTCCAGATGCACAAATCCAAGAAGCAATCAAATTGGGTGTTGCTAAAGTTAACGTTAACACTGAGTGCCAAATCGCATTTGCAAACGCAACTCGTAAGTTTGCAGCAGCTTATGAAGCAAACGAAGCAGAATACGACAAGAAAAAACTCTTTGACCCACGTAAATTCTTGGCTGACGGCGTAAAAGCTATCCAAGCATCTGTTGAAGAGCGAATCGACGTATTTGGTTCAGCAAACAAAGCTTAATGTTATATAAGTAATGCTATCTAAACCAACCGCAAGGTTGGTTTTTTGAGTTTTATCTAATCTACTGTTTCAAACAGTCCTATTCTGTGAAGCAATCTCTGATTGCGAACAAGGAAATCCGTTTTTTCAATGGCTTGTCCTTAGAAGATTTGAAACAAGCTTGGTCAAATGTCAATTCTGTCTGATAGACAGGCTTCAATATTCTTGGAGAACTGTCGAAAGAAAAAAATAAAAATATTCCTTGCCAACTTCATTCTTTTCTGTTAGAATAGTATGGTATGTGGTGCTAGCACATCCGATATATTTGATCAAATGAGGAGGAAGATACAATGGCTAAAGTATGTTATTTCACTGGTCGTAAGACTGTATCAGGTAACAACCGTTCACACGCAATGAACCAAACTAAACGCGCAGTTAAACCAAACCTTCAAAAAGTTACTGTTTTGATTGACGGTAAACCTAAAAAAGTTTGGGCTTCAGCTCGTGCCCTTAAATCAGGTAAAGTAGAACGCGTTTAAGAAATGACCCTTTTGGGTTATTTTTTTTGCCAAAGAAACCTAGTCTTCCGTCTGCTGTCACAAGCTTGTTTTTTACAGAATGGCTAAAGTATGGTAAAATGGAGTGATAAAACTATTTGAGGTAAAGTAATATGACTGTTAAAATCAATACAAAAGACGGCCAAATTGAATTGACTGACGACGTGATTGCCACAGTTGTCGGTGGAGCTACGACCGAGATTTTTGGTGTGGTCGGCATGGCTAGCAAATCTGCCATCAAAGACAATTTCCAGGCTCTTTTGAGAAAGGAAAACTATGCCAAGGGTGTTGTCATCAAGACCTTGGAAGATGGTCGTATTGCAGTTGATGTCTACACTGTTATGAGCTACGGTGTAAAAATCAGTGAAGTATCTCGCAATATCCAAGAACGTGTCAAGTTCAACTTGGAAAATCAACTGGGTATCTCTGTGGATGCCGTTAATGTTTTCATCCAAAATATTAAAGTCGTAGGAGAATAATTGTGTCTAAAATTACTACTAGTTTATTTCAAGAAATGGTGCAGGCAGCATCTACTCGATTGAATAAACAAGCTGAATATGTAAACTCATTAAACGTATTTCCAGTACCAGATGGCGATACTGGAACCAACATGGGAATGACCATCACCAATGGTGCCAAAGAAGTGGCAGACAAGCCAGCAAACACAGTTGGTGAAGTCGCTCAAATCTTGTCAAAAGGTTTGCTTATGGGTGCTCGCGGGAACTCTGGTGTGATTACGTCACAATTGTTCCGTGGTTTCGGTCAGTCTGTCAAGGGCAAGGATGAATTGGACGGTAAAGACTTGGCACAGGCCTTTCAACATGGTGTAGAAGTGGCTTATAAGGCCGTTATGAAGCCGGTTG
The sequence above is a segment of the Streptococcus suis genome. Coding sequences within it:
- a CDS encoding fructose-bisphosphate aldolase translates to MPLVSAEKFVQAARDNGYAVGGFNTNNLEWTQAILRAAEAKQAPVLIQTSMGAAKYMGGYKVARNLIANLIESMNITVPVAIHLDHGHYEDALECIEVGYTSIMFDGSHLPVEENLAKAKEVVELAHAKGISVEAEVGTIGGEEDGIVGTGELAPIEDAVAMVATGIDFLAAGIGNIHGPYPENWEGLDLDHLRKLTEAVPGFPIVLHGGSGIPDAQIQEAIKLGVAKVNVNTECQIAFANATRKFAAAYEANEAEYDKKKLFDPRKFLADGVKAIQASVEERIDVFGSANKA
- the rpmB gene encoding 50S ribosomal protein L28, which encodes MAKVCYFTGRKTVSGNNRSHAMNQTKRAVKPNLQKVTVLIDGKPKKVWASARALKSGKVERV
- a CDS encoding Asp23/Gls24 family envelope stress response protein yields the protein MTVKINTKDGQIELTDDVIATVVGGATTEIFGVVGMASKSAIKDNFQALLRKENYAKGVVIKTLEDGRIAVDVYTVMSYGVKISEVSRNIQERVKFNLENQLGISVDAVNVFIQNIKVVGE